The proteins below come from a single Chrysoperla carnea chromosome 1, inChrCarn1.1, whole genome shotgun sequence genomic window:
- the LOC123305400 gene encoding larval cuticle protein LCP-30-like isoform X1 has product MLKLVVFVIFALLSVAVFGQNDGRYRPEPSRLEYPSIPLSPSRPGQYRPDPGRYIPDNSGRYNNDDGKYRPDDSGKYSGKADPYKYVDVGGGKYKGSKDIILPYKDFQGPGGPSYNDQYARGQFNSPAPIPTIPLAIPSIPSSSLRPGQYRQDPGRYRPDNSGRYNNDDGKYRPDDSGKYSGKVDPYKYVDVGGGKYKGSKDIIPPYKDIQGPGGPSNNDQSARGRPNPLAPIAPKAPSTPRPPLNIIYVSGPGIGDINSQYTDAYGQSTLGLPIGLEQGNAAGLYDNRNYRIIVDEKQPQRDGDYHYKYETENRIFGEETGKQVGSGDDAGADATGYYKYTGPDNIVYTVNYHAGEEGFEPEAVHIPTPPPIPELILRSLKYQREAGELDNESIFVYLANSN; this is encoded by the exons ATGTTGAAACTTGTG GTATTTGTAATCTTTGCTCTGTTAAGTGTAGCAGTGTTCGGTCAAAACGATGGACGGTATCGGCCAGAACCATCCCGCTTGGAATATCCATCTATACCTTTAAGCCCATCAAGGCCGGGACAATACAGACCAGATCCTGGTAGATATATACCAGATAACTCAGGTCGTTACAATAATGACGATGGTAAATACCGTCCCGACGATTCAg GAAAATATTCTGGAAAAGCTGACCCTTATAAATATGTTGATGTTGGCGGAGGAAAATATAAAGGCAGTAAAGATATAATTTTGCCATACAAAGACTTCCAAGGGCCTGGCGGGCCAAGTTATAATGACCAATACGCAAGAGGTCAGTTTAATTCACCAGCTCCAATACCAACGATACCATTAGCAATTCCATCCATACCTTCAAGTTCATTAAGACCTGGACAATACAGACAAGACCCAGGTAGATATCGACCAGATAACTCAGGTCGTTACAATAATGACGATGGTAAATATCGTCCCGACGATTCAg GGAAATATTCTGGAAAAGTTGACCCTTATAAATATGTTGATGTTGGCGGGGGAAAGTATAAAGGCAGTAAAGATATAATTCCACCTTACAAAGATATACAAGGTCCTGGCGGGCCAAGTAATAATGATCAATCTGCAAGAGGTCGACCCAATCCATTAGCTCCAATAGCTCCGAAAGCACCTTCAACTCCACGACCAccattgaatattatatatgtgaGTGGTCCTGGTATTGGAGATATTAACAGTCAATATACAGATGCATATGGACAATCCACACTTGGATTACCCATTGGTTTGGAACAAGGAAATGCCGCTGGATTATATGATAATCGTAATTATCGTATTATTGTTGACGAAAAACAACCACAGCGCGACGGAGATTATCATTACAa atATGAAACTGAAAATAGAATATTCGGTGAAGAAACTGGTAAACAAGTTGGATCTGGAGATGATGCTGGCGCCGATGCAACaggatattataaatatacagggCCTGATAATATTGTATACACGGTGAACTATCATGCTGGAGAAGAAGGATTTGAGCCTGAAGCTGTACACATACCAACACCACCGCCTATTCCTGAATTAATTCTACGTTCTTTAAAATATCAACGGGAAGCTGGTGAATTGGACAATGagtcaatttttgtatatttagctAATTCAAATTGA